The Salinibaculum sp. SYNS191 genome has a window encoding:
- a CDS encoding DUF5658 family protein, producing MPADSDRPLVWRPIRPLSESDAVLWTVVILASVFDIVTTIVGLGRGLDEGNRVARAFMETYGTPGIGLLKFSALVVVVLLWTVLDDERASAVLAGFAIVSLLVVGANALTLAAL from the coding sequence ATGCCCGCAGACAGCGACCGCCCGCTGGTCTGGCGGCCGATTCGCCCGCTCTCAGAGTCCGACGCCGTCCTCTGGACGGTGGTCATCCTCGCGTCCGTGTTCGACATCGTGACGACTATCGTCGGCCTCGGGCGCGGACTCGACGAGGGCAACCGGGTCGCGCGAGCCTTCATGGAGACCTACGGTACGCCCGGCATCGGCCTCCTGAAGTTCAGCGCCCTGGTGGTGGTCGTCCTGCTGTGGACTGTGCTGGACGACGAGCGGGCCAGCGCGGTGCTCGCCGGGTTCGCGATCGTCTCGCTACTCGTCGTCGGGGCCAACGCGCTCACGCTGGCCGCGCTGTAG
- a CDS encoding digeranylgeranylglycerophospholipid reductase, protein MTDRFDVVIAGAGPAGAQCARDLAGRDYDVLVLETEPEADFPRQSNKSTGGTFPSMMASFGVPDDVVMHFTDEVVLESPNNHFDRAQPGAVLEFADFKRFLVADSRERGAQYRFDTRATAPIVEDGEAVGVRYNGDEEVYADIVVDATGPAAPLAKELGVSDLERERQAIGVEYEFEGVDLDADGYADLTDTMMLRLDHDLAPGGYSWIFHTGGDTAKVGLCYIQNESHREHARDGMGIDDYLDYWLETDPRFESATQLEGKQHRGSAHIQPPGQLSTDGFMAIGDTVPTIDPLWGEGIHKGMKSARAAAVTADRALTQSPDTSAEQMQIYDELWHSEVAPKMRERLTMTELLYLAPNERYDQLMADLRSLDFDTLSDINGGDVLSWRKLIHLSDVPLIAKYARQKLGI, encoded by the coding sequence ATGACCGACCGCTTTGACGTGGTAATCGCCGGGGCAGGCCCCGCGGGGGCACAGTGCGCCCGCGACCTGGCCGGGCGAGACTACGACGTGCTCGTACTGGAGACCGAGCCCGAAGCCGACTTCCCACGTCAGAGTAACAAATCGACCGGCGGGACCTTCCCGTCGATGATGGCCTCCTTCGGCGTCCCCGACGACGTGGTGATGCACTTCACCGACGAAGTGGTCCTGGAGTCGCCGAACAACCACTTCGACCGCGCACAGCCCGGTGCAGTGCTGGAGTTCGCCGACTTCAAGCGATTCCTGGTCGCGGACAGCCGCGAGCGCGGCGCGCAGTACCGCTTCGACACCCGCGCGACCGCACCCATCGTCGAGGACGGCGAGGCAGTCGGCGTCCGCTACAACGGCGACGAGGAGGTCTACGCGGACATCGTCGTGGACGCGACGGGGCCGGCCGCGCCGCTGGCGAAAGAACTCGGTGTCAGCGACCTCGAACGCGAGCGCCAGGCCATCGGCGTCGAGTACGAGTTCGAGGGCGTCGACCTCGACGCCGACGGCTACGCGGACCTGACCGACACGATGATGCTTCGGCTCGACCACGACCTCGCGCCCGGCGGCTACTCCTGGATTTTCCACACTGGCGGGGACACGGCGAAGGTGGGCCTTTGCTACATCCAGAACGAGTCCCACCGCGAGCACGCCAGAGACGGGATGGGTATCGACGACTACCTGGACTACTGGCTTGAGACGGACCCGCGCTTCGAGAGCGCGACGCAACTGGAAGGCAAACAGCACCGCGGCTCCGCGCACATCCAGCCCCCGGGGCAGTTGAGCACGGACGGGTTCATGGCCATCGGCGACACGGTGCCGACCATCGACCCGCTGTGGGGCGAAGGTATCCACAAGGGCATGAAGTCCGCCCGCGCCGCGGCCGTGACGGCGGACCGGGCGCTGACACAGAGCCCCGACACGTCGGCCGAGCAGATGCAGATTTACGACGAACTCTGGCACAGCGAGGTGGCCCCCAAGATGCGCGAGCGCCTGACGATGACGGAACTGCTCTACCTCGCCCCGAACGAGCGCTACGACCAGTTGATGGCGGACCTGCGGAGCCTGGACTTCGACACGCTCTCGGACATCAACGGCGGCGACGTGCTCTCCTGGCGCAAACTCATCCACCTCTCGGACGTGCCGCTGATCGCGAAGTACGCCCGCCAGAAACTCGGCATCTGA
- a CDS encoding aldo/keto reductase, with protein sequence MSQNLSPDSVPHADEMPMLGLGTWQNEDHDQCAESVRTALEMGYRHVDTAQAYKNEEAVGDGIAAAEVDREDVFLATKVWISRLSYDDVLESTARSLEELGTDYLDLLYVHWPSRTYDAEETLRAFDELYDDGTIRNVGVSNFEPDHIDEARELLDAPVFANQVEMHPFLPQEELRAYGEAHDVNLVAYSPLARGEVFGNPTLGEIADAHGVSEAQVSLAWLREKGVTAIPKATGADHISDNWESLALELSDDEVAQIDEIERSDRQINPDFAPPSWA encoded by the coding sequence ATGTCTCAGAACCTCTCTCCCGACAGCGTCCCGCACGCAGATGAAATGCCGATGCTCGGGCTCGGAACGTGGCAAAACGAGGACCACGACCAGTGCGCCGAGTCGGTCCGGACCGCGCTGGAGATGGGCTACCGGCACGTCGACACCGCCCAGGCCTACAAGAACGAGGAGGCAGTCGGCGACGGCATCGCGGCGGCCGAGGTGGACCGCGAGGACGTCTTCCTGGCGACGAAGGTCTGGATAAGCCGACTCTCCTACGACGACGTGCTCGAATCGACGGCGCGCAGCCTGGAGGAACTCGGGACCGACTACCTCGACCTGCTGTACGTCCACTGGCCCTCCCGGACGTACGACGCCGAGGAGACGCTGCGGGCGTTCGACGAACTCTACGACGACGGCACGATTCGCAACGTCGGCGTTTCGAACTTCGAGCCGGACCACATAGACGAGGCACGGGAACTGCTGGACGCACCCGTCTTCGCCAACCAGGTCGAGATGCACCCGTTCCTCCCCCAGGAGGAACTCCGCGCCTACGGCGAGGCCCACGACGTGAATCTGGTCGCGTACTCGCCGCTGGCCCGCGGCGAGGTGTTCGGCAACCCGACGCTGGGGGAGATTGCGGACGCGCACGGCGTCAGCGAGGCGCAGGTCAGCCTGGCGTGGCTCCGCGAGAAGGGCGTCACCGCCATCCCGAAGGCGACCGGCGCGGATCACATCAGCGACAACTGGGAGAGCCTGGCGCTGGAGCTGAGCGACGACGAGGTGGCACAGATAGACGAAATCGAACGGTCCGACCGGCAGATCAACCCGGACTTCGCGCCGCCGTCCTGGGCGTGA
- a CDS encoding DUF7333 family protein yields MKFDFLRAGGILLLVVVLGIGGLIGSGMMQASTVLMMVAPSMLVFAAIAFALGVKHGEYRAGH; encoded by the coding sequence ATGAAGTTCGACTTCCTCCGGGCGGGAGGTATCCTCCTGCTCGTCGTCGTTCTCGGCATCGGTGGGCTCATCGGCAGTGGCATGATGCAAGCGTCGACCGTCCTGATGATGGTCGCGCCGTCGATGCTGGTCTTCGCGGCCATCGCGTTCGCGCTCGGCGTCAAACACGGCGAATACCGCGCCGGCCACTAG
- a CDS encoding MazG nucleotide pyrophosphohydrolase domain-containing protein, whose protein sequence is MVSAHQERVAEFVATHDLDAPPAYRLLDAASELGELAKEVNESTDYGSNPEAVDIAADELGDTLFALLALADATDTDAEGALETAIEKYEDRLAERDTAASGE, encoded by the coding sequence ATGGTCTCCGCTCATCAAGAGCGCGTGGCAGAGTTCGTCGCCACGCACGACCTGGACGCACCGCCGGCCTACCGCCTCCTCGACGCGGCCTCGGAACTCGGTGAACTCGCCAAGGAAGTCAACGAGTCGACGGACTACGGCTCGAACCCGGAGGCGGTCGACATCGCAGCGGACGAACTGGGCGACACGCTCTTTGCACTGCTCGCGCTGGCCGATGCGACGGACACCGATGCGGAGGGGGCACTGGAGACGGCAATCGAGAAGTACGAGGACCGCCTCGCCGAGCGCGACACCGCTGCGAGCGGTGAGTGA
- the dnaJ gene encoding molecular chaperone DnaJ produces MTEDFYDILGVSRDASDEEIQQAYREAVREYHPDVSDDPDAEEKFKKAKTAKEVLTDDEKRRMYDQMGHEQFVEAEKRGATDSGRGGAGGMGGMGGMGGGGPFGDMQDIFDQFFGGGGGGGRNRPRQGQDLKTSLEIDLEEAYHGVEKQMDVRRPEQCSDCDGRGHPPGTDSQTCPECNGQGQTTTVQQTPFGRMQSRQTCRRCEGEGTIYEETCSTCGGNGVVRADATLTVEVPAGIRDGQTLRMDGEGAPGERGARNGDLLVEISVADHPDFEREGDDLYTNAPISFPQAVFGDTIQIDTLDGTVELEIPDGTQSGEQFRLRKKGMPRLQRRGQGNLYVQVQVVTPESLNADQKEALEQFAEAGGEEIEVEQGFFDKIRDSL; encoded by the coding sequence ATGACTGAGGACTTCTACGACATACTCGGTGTCTCGCGGGACGCCTCCGACGAGGAGATACAGCAGGCGTACCGGGAGGCCGTCCGGGAGTACCATCCGGACGTCAGCGACGACCCGGACGCCGAGGAGAAGTTCAAGAAGGCCAAGACGGCCAAGGAGGTCCTGACCGACGACGAGAAGCGCCGGATGTACGACCAGATGGGCCACGAGCAGTTCGTCGAGGCCGAGAAGCGCGGTGCCACCGACAGCGGCCGCGGCGGTGCCGGCGGCATGGGTGGCATGGGCGGCATGGGCGGCGGTGGCCCCTTCGGCGACATGCAGGACATCTTCGACCAGTTCTTCGGCGGCGGTGGCGGCGGGGGGCGCAACCGCCCGCGGCAGGGCCAGGACCTCAAGACGAGCCTCGAAATCGACCTCGAAGAGGCCTACCACGGCGTCGAGAAGCAGATGGACGTGCGCCGCCCAGAACAGTGCAGCGACTGCGACGGCCGCGGCCACCCGCCGGGGACCGACTCACAGACCTGCCCAGAGTGCAACGGGCAGGGACAGACCACGACGGTCCAGCAGACGCCCTTCGGCCGGATGCAGTCCCGGCAGACCTGCCGGCGCTGTGAGGGCGAGGGAACCATTTACGAGGAGACCTGTTCGACCTGCGGCGGAAACGGCGTCGTCCGCGCAGACGCGACGCTGACCGTCGAGGTTCCGGCGGGTATCCGCGACGGCCAGACGCTGCGGATGGACGGCGAGGGCGCGCCCGGCGAGCGCGGCGCGCGCAACGGCGACCTGCTGGTGGAGATTTCGGTCGCGGACCACCCCGACTTCGAGCGGGAGGGCGACGACCTCTACACGAACGCACCCATCTCCTTCCCCCAGGCCGTCTTCGGCGACACCATCCAGATAGACACGCTCGACGGCACGGTCGAACTGGAGATTCCAGACGGCACCCAGAGCGGCGAGCAGTTCCGCCTGCGAAAGAAGGGGATGCCGCGACTCCAGCGCCGGGGGCAGGGCAACCTCTACGTCCAGGTCCAGGTCGTCACGCCGGAGTCGCTGAACGCCGACCAGAAGGAGGCGCTGGAACAGTTCGCCGAGGCCGGCGGTGAGGAAATCGAGGTCGAACAGGGCTTCTTCGACAAGATTCGCGACTCGCTGTAG
- a CDS encoding Rieske (2Fe-2S) protein, translated as MASADTVPVADLADLREVGRLVVSPADHSIALFHHEGEVYAVDNRCPHMGFPLSDGTVEDGILTCHWHHARFELACGDTFDIFADDVQTYPTEVEDGTVYVDPDPPRDVAPETHWRNRLVDGMAENLSLVTAKAVINLDDLGEGFATPLSTALDFGTTYRASGWGRGLTTLGTMANLYDHLAHDEKRRAMYVGVSEVADNCAGEPPRFDQYALANEEVTKERLKSWFRENCDVRDSDGAERTLRTAVAALPPEDVVEILLAAATDHLYLNASHTLDFVNKACETLDHVGWEKVPDVLASTVEQFTDAARAEERSEWRQPVDVAALVFDAHDSLNDLVAAGEGETWARPDGFVDTLLGDDPETIMDAVEGGIRDGASAEQLTDAVARAATRRVAHFGTSNEFRDWNTVHHTFTYANAGHELARRTDAIEAYRPALDGAMSVYLDRFLNQPAAPIPDPDGSDRSPERIRTELLDSFDEQGRVDEAGALVAEHFAAGGDSPDLIQTLGKVLLREDPQFHTLQNVEAAVRRFERADSEAARRLPLIATARYMAAHFPTRRASEQTFSIASRLHRGEAIHEDD; from the coding sequence ATGGCATCCGCTGACACAGTCCCCGTCGCCGACCTCGCCGACCTCCGCGAGGTGGGGCGACTCGTCGTCTCGCCCGCCGACCACAGCATCGCCCTCTTTCACCACGAAGGGGAGGTGTACGCCGTCGACAACCGCTGCCCCCACATGGGCTTCCCGCTCTCCGACGGCACCGTCGAGGACGGCATCCTCACCTGCCACTGGCACCACGCGCGCTTCGAGTTGGCCTGTGGCGACACGTTCGACATCTTCGCGGACGACGTTCAGACCTACCCGACAGAGGTCGAGGACGGCACGGTCTACGTCGACCCAGACCCGCCGCGGGACGTCGCCCCGGAGACCCACTGGCGCAACCGCCTCGTCGACGGCATGGCCGAGAACCTCTCGCTGGTCACCGCGAAGGCCGTCATCAACCTCGACGACCTCGGCGAAGGCTTCGCCACGCCGCTCTCGACCGCACTCGACTTCGGCACGACCTACCGAGCGTCGGGATGGGGCCGGGGGCTGACCACGCTCGGGACGATGGCGAACCTCTACGACCACCTCGCACACGACGAGAAGCGCCGGGCGATGTACGTCGGCGTGAGCGAAGTGGCCGACAACTGCGCCGGTGAACCGCCCCGCTTCGACCAGTACGCACTGGCGAACGAGGAAGTCACGAAAGAGCGCCTGAAGTCCTGGTTCCGCGAGAACTGCGACGTCCGCGACAGCGACGGCGCAGAGCGCACGCTCCGGACTGCCGTCGCCGCCCTCCCGCCCGAGGACGTCGTGGAGATTCTGCTCGCCGCGGCGACGGACCACCTCTACCTCAACGCCAGCCACACGCTGGACTTCGTGAACAAGGCCTGCGAGACGCTGGACCACGTCGGCTGGGAGAAGGTCCCGGACGTCCTCGCGTCGACAGTCGAGCAGTTCACCGACGCCGCCCGCGCGGAGGAGCGCTCGGAGTGGCGCCAACCCGTCGACGTCGCCGCGCTCGTCTTCGACGCCCACGACTCGCTGAACGACCTCGTCGCGGCCGGCGAGGGCGAGACCTGGGCGCGACCCGACGGCTTCGTGGACACGCTGCTCGGTGACGACCCCGAGACAATCATGGACGCCGTCGAGGGGGGCATCCGCGACGGCGCGAGCGCCGAACAACTCACCGACGCCGTCGCCCGCGCAGCCACGCGGCGCGTCGCCCACTTCGGCACCAGCAACGAGTTCCGCGACTGGAACACCGTCCACCACACCTTCACGTACGCCAACGCCGGCCACGAACTCGCCCGCCGGACCGACGCAATCGAGGCGTACAGGCCCGCACTCGACGGGGCGATGAGCGTCTACCTCGACCGCTTCCTGAACCAGCCCGCTGCGCCGATTCCGGACCCCGACGGGTCCGACCGCAGCCCCGAACGCATCCGGACCGAGTTGCTGGACAGCTTCGACGAACAGGGCCGCGTCGACGAGGCGGGCGCGCTCGTTGCCGAGCACTTCGCCGCCGGTGGCGACTCGCCCGACCTGATTCAGACGCTCGGGAAAGTGCTCCTCCGGGAGGACCCCCAGTTCCACACGCTCCAGAACGTCGAGGCGGCGGTCCGGCGGTTCGAACGTGCCGACAGCGAGGCGGCGCGGCGGCTCCCCCTGATTGCCACCGCGCGGTACATGGCGGCGCACTTCCCGACCCGTCGGGCCAGCGAGCAGACGTTCAGCATCGCCAGTCGCCTCCACCGCGGCGAGGCGATTCACGAGGATGACTGA
- a CDS encoding HpcH/HpaI aldolase family protein, with amino-acid sequence MANQQQQNGLREQMESGEVALGVLDSTYSPTLVEVCGEMGLDFVWLDFEHGGPDPWDAPTIEDLLRAAERTGTELLVRLPDTDPTLVRKALDVGVRTLFLPRVETAEEVEEAVRSARFTYDGDPGDRGLAAPRARRWGLREDYVEREDRETMVGTTVETREAVENIEEILAVPDLGFVFIGPLDLSVSLGHPGELDHPDVEEAVETVRSAAVDAGVPVGGLGFGMDDVNQKVEDGYQMLHLGSTTGALQTAVNDWLDDYEHERD; translated from the coding sequence ATGGCGAATCAACAACAGCAGAACGGACTCAGAGAGCAGATGGAATCGGGTGAGGTCGCCCTGGGCGTCCTCGATTCGACGTACAGTCCGACGCTCGTCGAGGTCTGTGGCGAGATGGGACTGGATTTCGTCTGGCTCGACTTCGAACACGGCGGCCCCGACCCGTGGGACGCGCCGACGATCGAGGACCTGCTCCGTGCCGCCGAGCGCACCGGGACCGAGCTGCTGGTCCGCCTGCCCGACACGGACCCGACGCTGGTTCGGAAGGCGCTGGACGTCGGCGTCCGGACGCTGTTCCTGCCCCGCGTCGAAACAGCCGAGGAGGTCGAGGAAGCCGTCAGGTCCGCCCGGTTCACCTACGACGGGGACCCTGGCGACCGTGGCCTCGCTGCGCCGCGGGCCCGCCGCTGGGGGCTGCGCGAAGACTACGTCGAGCGGGAGGACCGGGAGACGATGGTCGGGACCACCGTCGAGACCCGGGAAGCCGTCGAGAACATCGAGGAAATCCTGGCGGTACCCGACCTCGGGTTCGTCTTCATCGGACCGCTGGACCTGTCCGTCTCCCTGGGCCACCCCGGCGAACTGGACCACCCCGACGTAGAGGAGGCCGTCGAGACGGTCCGCTCCGCGGCCGTCGACGCCGGCGTCCCTGTCGGTGGTCTCGGATTCGGGATGGACGACGTCAACCAGAAGGTCGAGGACGGGTACCAGATGCTCCACCTCGGGAGCACCACCGGCGCGCTGCAGACGGCCGTGAACGACTGGCTGGACGACTACGAACACGAGCGGGACTGA
- the dnaK gene encoding molecular chaperone DnaK: MASNKILGIDLGTTNSAFAVMEGGDPEIIVNGEGDRTTPSAVAFSDGEQLVGKPAKNQAVQNPENTVESIKRHMGEDDYTVALDGEEYTPEQVSAMILQKIKRDAEDYLGDDVEKAVITVPAYFSDRQRQATKDAGEIAGFEVERIINEPTAAAMAYGLDDESDQTVLVYDLGGGTFDVSILELGGGVYEVVATNGDNELGGDDWDHAIIDYLADDFEDEYGIDLREDRQALQRLTEAAEEAKIELSNRKESNVTLPFIASDEDGPKDLEASITRAKFESLTSDLVERTVGPTEQALEDAGYSKSDIDEVILVGGSTRMPMVQEKVDELTGQEPKKNVNPDEAVALGAAIQGGVLSGDVDDIVLVDVTPLSLGVEVKGGLFERLIEKNTTIPTEESKIFTTAQDNQTQVQIRVFQGERELAEQNELLGEFALTGIPPSPAGVPQIEVTFELDENGIVNVSAEDKGSGNKENITIEGGAGLSDEQIDQMKEEAEEHAEEDEKRRKRIEARNEAESTVQRANTLLDENEEQVDDDLREQIEDAISEVEEVLEDEDADREEIEAATEYLAEELQEIGKQVYQQQAAEGAAGAGAAGAGAAGAGPGAGAGPGAGAAGAGAGGADEEYVDADFEDVDEDDDE, encoded by the coding sequence ATGGCGAGTAACAAGATTCTTGGAATCGACCTCGGGACCACGAACAGCGCGTTCGCGGTCATGGAGGGTGGCGACCCGGAAATCATCGTCAACGGAGAGGGTGACCGGACGACACCTTCGGCGGTCGCCTTCAGCGACGGCGAGCAACTGGTCGGCAAGCCCGCGAAGAACCAGGCCGTCCAGAACCCCGAGAACACCGTCGAGTCCATCAAGCGCCACATGGGCGAGGACGACTACACGGTCGCACTCGACGGCGAGGAGTACACGCCCGAGCAGGTCTCGGCGATGATTCTCCAGAAGATAAAACGCGACGCCGAGGACTACCTCGGTGACGACGTCGAGAAGGCGGTCATCACGGTGCCGGCGTACTTTTCAGACCGGCAGCGCCAGGCGACCAAGGACGCCGGTGAAATCGCCGGCTTCGAGGTCGAGCGCATCATCAACGAGCCGACGGCCGCGGCGATGGCATACGGCCTCGACGACGAGTCCGACCAGACCGTCCTCGTCTACGACCTGGGCGGGGGCACCTTCGACGTCTCCATCCTCGAACTCGGCGGCGGCGTCTACGAGGTGGTCGCGACCAACGGTGACAACGAACTGGGCGGCGACGACTGGGACCACGCCATCATCGACTACCTGGCCGACGACTTCGAGGACGAGTACGGCATCGACCTCCGCGAGGACCGCCAGGCCCTCCAGCGCCTGACAGAGGCCGCCGAGGAGGCGAAAATCGAGCTCTCGAACCGCAAGGAGTCCAACGTCACGCTCCCGTTCATCGCCTCCGACGAGGACGGCCCGAAGGACCTCGAAGCCTCCATCACCCGCGCGAAGTTCGAGTCGCTGACCAGCGACCTCGTCGAGCGGACCGTCGGCCCGACCGAGCAGGCACTGGAAGACGCCGGCTACTCGAAGTCGGACATCGACGAGGTCATCCTCGTCGGCGGGTCGACGCGCATGCCGATGGTCCAGGAGAAGGTCGACGAACTGACCGGCCAGGAGCCCAAGAAGAACGTCAACCCGGACGAAGCAGTCGCGCTGGGTGCGGCCATCCAGGGCGGTGTCCTCTCGGGTGACGTCGACGACATCGTGCTCGTCGACGTGACGCCGCTGTCGCTCGGCGTCGAGGTCAAGGGCGGCCTGTTCGAGCGCCTCATCGAGAAGAACACGACCATCCCGACCGAGGAGTCGAAGATATTCACGACCGCCCAGGACAACCAGACGCAGGTCCAGATTCGCGTCTTCCAGGGCGAGCGCGAACTGGCCGAGCAGAACGAACTCCTCGGCGAGTTCGCCCTGACGGGCATTCCGCCGTCACCCGCCGGCGTCCCGCAGATCGAGGTCACGTTCGAACTCGACGAGAACGGCATCGTGAACGTCTCTGCCGAGGACAAGGGCTCGGGCAACAAGGAGAACATCACCATCGAGGGCGGTGCCGGCCTCTCCGACGAGCAGATAGACCAGATGAAAGAGGAGGCCGAGGAACACGCCGAGGAAGACGAGAAGCGCCGCAAGCGCATCGAGGCCCGCAACGAGGCCGAGTCCACGGTCCAGCGCGCGAACACGCTGCTCGACGAGAACGAGGAGCAGGTCGACGACGACCTCCGCGAGCAGATCGAGGACGCCATCTCCGAGGTCGAGGAAGTGCTGGAAGACGAGGACGCCGACCGCGAGGAGATAGAGGCCGCCACAGAGTACCTCGCCGAGGAACTCCAGGAGATCGGCAAGCAGGTCTATCAGCAGCAGGCCGCCGAAGGGGCTGCCGGTGCCGGCGCAGCGGGCGCTGGTGCCGCCGGCGCTGGTCCCGGCGCGGGCGCAGGTCCGGGTGCCGGCGCAGCGGGTGCCGGTGCAGGCGGTGCCGACGAGGAGTACGTCGACGCCGACTTCGAGGACGTGGACGAAGACGACGACGAATAA
- a CDS encoding NUDIX domain-containing protein gives MDVVDDYIDEELFTAFHDTMPQVCVEVVLVHDGGVLVARRANEPVKDEWFWPGSRLYKGERLEAAARRVARDELGVDVTVAETLGVEEHFWDRSALGEDVSRHTVNVVFRVWPTDGEPSISLDDQHTDYEFVAEPDERHHEMVHRYFDAYDLPGTR, from the coding sequence ATGGACGTCGTCGACGACTACATCGACGAGGAGCTGTTCACCGCCTTCCACGACACGATGCCGCAGGTCTGCGTCGAGGTGGTCCTGGTCCACGACGGCGGCGTGCTCGTGGCCAGGCGAGCCAACGAGCCGGTGAAAGACGAGTGGTTCTGGCCGGGGAGTCGCCTCTACAAGGGTGAGAGGCTGGAGGCGGCCGCACGGCGGGTCGCCCGAGACGAACTCGGCGTCGACGTGACCGTCGCGGAGACGCTGGGCGTCGAGGAACACTTCTGGGACCGGAGCGCGCTCGGTGAGGACGTCTCACGGCACACCGTCAACGTCGTCTTCCGCGTGTGGCCGACCGACGGGGAGCCGTCCATCTCGCTCGACGACCAGCACACGGACTACGAGTTCGTCGCCGAACCCGACGAGCGCCACCACGAGATGGTCCACCGGTACTTCGACGCGTACGACCTGCCGGGGACCAGGTAG
- a CDS encoding DCC1-like thiol-disulfide oxidoreductase family protein translates to MSDSTLVYDDDCGFCTWWAYRIADRSEVDLVGFSELTDDLRERLPDDYEDCAHLVTDDEVYSCGESIEEAFLHSGVGGDVRPVVEFLRQFDEYGGLRERAYRLVADNRDTLGHVVSVDPPARSGGSD, encoded by the coding sequence ATGAGCGACTCGACGCTCGTCTACGACGACGACTGTGGCTTTTGCACGTGGTGGGCCTACCGCATCGCGGACCGCTCGGAGGTCGACCTGGTCGGCTTCTCCGAACTGACCGACGACCTGCGCGAGCGACTGCCCGACGACTACGAGGACTGTGCTCACCTCGTCACCGACGACGAGGTGTACTCCTGTGGGGAGTCCATCGAGGAGGCGTTCCTGCACTCGGGTGTCGGCGGCGACGTCCGCCCGGTCGTGGAGTTCCTGCGGCAGTTCGACGAGTACGGCGGCCTCCGCGAGCGCGCGTACCGGCTGGTCGCCGACAACCGCGACACGCTCGGTCACGTGGTCTCGGTGGACCCGCCGGCGCGGTCGGGCGGGTCGGACTGA
- a CDS encoding nucleotide exchange factor GrpE gives MTEQDATDPQAASDGDGEAAADDQQATDADLDDIAEEPAGDADELLDDIAAADEDVDESLVERVADSDPAEIAAELAALRERVETMEESLAEREDEVSDLESRLKRKQAEFQNYKKRQKKRMEEEKQRATEDLVARLVDVRDNLQRALDQEEGADIRGGVESTLRQFDDELDRENVERIEPEPGDDVDPQRHEALATVPSEQPADTVAQVHRPGYEMAGKVIRTAQVAVSDGSKADE, from the coding sequence ATGACCGAGCAGGACGCGACGGACCCGCAGGCAGCGTCGGACGGCGACGGCGAGGCCGCCGCCGACGACCAGCAGGCGACCGATGCGGACCTCGACGACATCGCCGAGGAACCCGCCGGCGACGCCGACGAACTGCTTGACGACATCGCGGCAGCGGACGAGGATGTCGACGAGTCGCTCGTCGAGCGCGTCGCGGACTCGGACCCGGCGGAGATAGCCGCCGAACTCGCCGCTCTCCGCGAGCGCGTCGAGACGATGGAGGAGAGCCTGGCCGAGCGCGAGGACGAGGTGTCGGACCTCGAATCCCGCCTGAAGCGCAAGCAGGCGGAGTTCCAGAACTACAAGAAACGACAGAAAAAGCGCATGGAGGAGGAGAAACAGCGCGCCACCGAGGACCTCGTCGCGCGCCTCGTGGACGTCCGCGACAACCTCCAGCGAGCGCTCGACCAGGAGGAGGGCGCGGACATCCGCGGCGGCGTCGAGTCCACCCTGCGGCAGTTCGACGACGAACTCGACAGGGAGAACGTCGAGCGCATCGAACCGGAACCGGGCGACGACGTCGACCCACAGCGTCACGAGGCGCTGGCGACGGTCCCCTCCGAACAGCCCGCCGACACCGTCGCGCAGGTCCACCGGCCGGGCTACGAGATGGCGGGGAAGGTCATCCGCACCGCGCAGGTGGCCGTCAGCGACGGCTCGAAGGCCGACGAGTAG